In one Gracilinanus agilis isolate LMUSP501 chromosome 6, AgileGrace, whole genome shotgun sequence genomic region, the following are encoded:
- the LOC123252813 gene encoding protein kinase C and casein kinase substrate in neurons protein 1-like translates to MSGSYDEATPSMEEITDSFWEVGNYKRTVKRIDDGHRLCNDLMSCLHERAKIEKAYAQQLTDWAKRWRQLLEKGPQYGSLERAWGAIMTEADKVSELHQDMKNNLVNDDLEKVKNWQKDAYHKQIMGGFKETKEAEDGFRKAQKPWAKKMKELEAAKKAYHLACKEEKLAVTREANSKAEQSVTPEQQKKLQDKVDKCKQDLQRGQEGHRQMLQLPHAGSRLPGADGAICSIFNVSIYTLENNKNTNQGLVFLKARLSKVKEKVLITQIKLKTVTNFGVFWGGGESWLLNID, encoded by the exons ATGTCTGGCTCCTATGATGAAGCCACACCTTCAATGGAGGAGATCACCGACAGCTTCTGGGAG GTGGGAAACTACAAGCGAACCGTAAAGAGGATCGATGATGGCCATCGGCTCTGCAACGACCTCATGAGCTGCCTTCATGAGCGAGCGAAGATCGAGAAGGCCTATGCCCAGCAGCTCACAGATTGGGCCAAACGCTGGCGCCAGCTCCTGGAGAAAG GTCCACAATATGGCAGCCTGGAACGTGCATGGGGTGCCATCATGACGGAGGCTGACAAGGTGAGCGAGCTGCATCAAGATATGAAGAACAACCTGGTCAATGATGACCTGGAGAAGGTGAAGAATTGGCAGAAGGACGCCTACCACAAGCAGATCATGGGTGGCTTCAAGGAGACCAAGGAAGCTGAGGATGGTTTCCGGAAAGCGCAGAAACCCTGGGCCAAGAAGATGAAGGAG CTGGAGGCAGCGAAGAAGGCCTACCACTTGGCCTGCAAAGAGGAGAAGCTGGCGGTGACCCGGGAGGCCAACAGCAAGGCGGAGCAGTCAGTCACCCCGGAACAGCAAAAGAAACTTCAGGACAAAGTAGACAAGTGCAAGCAGGAC CTCCAGCGTGGCCAGGAGGGACACAGGCAGATGCTCCAGCTGCCTCACGCTGGCTCCCGGCTCCCTGGAGCTGATGGTGCAATTTGTtcaattttcaatgtgagcatctACACTttggaaaacaacaaaaatacaaatcAGGGCCTGGTATTTCTTAAGGCCAGACTTAGCAAAGTGAAGGAGAAGGTGCTAATAacgcagattaaacttaaaacgGTGAcaaattttggggttttttgggggggtggggagagctGGCTGTTAAACATTGACTGA
- the NDUFV1 gene encoding NADH dehydrogenase [ubiquinone] flavoprotein 1, mitochondrial: MLTAQRLARRALSTPRLTRFASQEAGTANPKKVTFGSLKDEDRIFTNLYGRHEWRLKGAQSRGDWYKTKEILLKGPDWILNEIKTSGLRGRGGAGFPTGLKWSFMNKPSDGRPKYLVVNADEGEPGTCKDREIIRHDPHKLVEGCLIGGRAMGARAAYIYIRGEFYNEASNLQVAIREAYEAGLIGRNACGSDYDFDVFVLRGAGAYICGEETALIESIEGKQGKPRLKPPFPADVGVFGCPTTVANVETVAVSPTICRRGGAWFAGFGRERNSGTKLFNISGHVKYPCTVEEEMSVPLKELIEKHAGGVTGGWDNLLAVIPGGSSTPLIPKSVCETVLMDFDGLIQAQTGLGTAAVIVMDRSTDIVKAIARLIEFYKHESCGQCTPCREGEYPVFAGTHSGLPICRQHHLFTEKIQEFQDQTQRQTDFAGPVDR; this comes from the exons ATGCTGACAGCGCAGCGGCTTGCGCGAAGGGCACTCTCCACCCCGAGGCTGACCCGGTTCGCCTCTCAGGAGGCGGGGACG GCGAACCCCAAGAAAGTGACGTTTGGGTCCCTAAAGGATGAGGACCGCATCTTCACTAACCTCTACGGCCGTCACGAGTGGAG gctgAAAGGGGCCCAGAGCCGGGGCGACTGGTATAAGACGAAGGAGATCTTGCTGAAGGGGCCTGATTGGATCCTCAATGAGATCAAGACGTCGGGCCTGCGGGGCCGCGGGGGAGCGGGCTTCCCAACAGGCCTGAAGTGGAGCTTCATGAACAAACCCTCAGATGGCAG ACCAAAGTACCTGGTGGTGAATGCGGACGAGGGGGAGCCGGGGACCTGCAAGGACCGGGAGATCATAAGGCACGACCCCCACAAGCTGGTGGAGGGCTGCCTCATCGGGGGCCGCGCCATGGGTGCCCGCGCCGCCTACATCTACATCCGGGGAGAGTTCTACAACGAGGCCTCCAACCTGCAG GTGGCCATCAGGGAGGCCTACGAGGCCGGGCTCATCGGCAGGAACGCCTGTGGCTCCGACTATGACTTTGACGTGTTTGTGTTGCGGGGGGCCGGGGCCTACATCTGCGGAGAGGAGACGGCGCTCATTGAGTCCATCGAGGGCAAGCAGGGCAAGCCCCGCCTCAAGCCACCATTCCCCGCCGACGTGG GCGTCTTTGGCTGCCCCACCACCGTGGCCAACGTGGAGACGGTGGCCGTGTCGCCCACCATCTGTCGCCGGGGCGGGGCCTGGTTTGCCGGCTTCGGTCGGGAGCGGAACTCGGGCACGAAGCTCTTCAACATCTCGGGCCACGTGAAGTACCCGTGCACCGTGGAGGAGGAGATGTCGGtgcccctcaaggagctcatcgAGAAGCACGCGG GGGGAGTGACCGGCGGCTGGGACAACCTCCTGGCCGTGATCCCCGGCGGCTCGTCCACGCCTCTGATCCCCAAGTCTGTGTGCGAGACGGTTCTCATGGACTTCGACGGGCTGATCCAGGCCCAGACGGGGCTGGGCACGGCCGCCGTCATCGTCATGGACCGCTCG ACGGACATCGTGAAAGCCATCGCCCGCCTCATCGAGTTCTACAAACACGAGAGCTGCGGCCAGTGCACGCCTTGTCGGGAGGGTGAGT ACCCCGTATTTGCTGGGACTCATTCTGGTCTGCCCATCTGCAGGCAGCATCATCTGTTTACAGAGAAGATTCAGGAATTCCAGGACCagacacaaagacagacagactTTGCTGGCCCTGTAGACAGATGA